In Chitinophagales bacterium, a single genomic region encodes these proteins:
- a CDS encoding ATP-binding protein: MANPNLKRNAEDLGRELQWLEELLEKRLRWHLEKKKGDWKLTPPSLRGSRSVYAAYVNGYKLDAAERVVLLLGLLPAIHPFLIERTLQQFQLTNTQIPEVGGVRGTHHGGLIPTGETALFLLAGNNLERRIQVSLLFSPKHAFHVHGILKLDEVSPLEPEWSGAIHLSRDVMTNLTSGTHYYPPFNSSFPARLITTPYQPGQLVIHRETAEGLDEVRLWLKHKDHLLKKWHFDTKINEGHKCLFYGPPGTGKSLAAALLGKEQGLPVYRIDLSMVISKYIGETEKNISHIFDLAQNKNWILFFDEADALFGKRSVTQTAQDRFANQEVSYLLMRMEEYNGLAILATNFKRNIDNAFLRRFNSVVPFLAPGTEERLRLWKQSFSAQTIRDKSVLLENIARDFSLNGANIMNVVRYASIMALKNGGNIITQGYIMDGIRRELAKEQAMASEMAN; the protein is encoded by the coding sequence ATGGCAAACCCGAATTTAAAACGTAATGCCGAAGACCTTGGACGTGAACTCCAGTGGCTCGAAGAGTTGCTGGAGAAACGTCTTCGCTGGCACCTGGAAAAAAAGAAAGGTGATTGGAAACTCACGCCCCCATCTTTACGTGGATCCAGGTCTGTTTATGCAGCGTATGTAAACGGGTATAAACTGGATGCCGCCGAAAGGGTTGTTTTGTTGCTGGGGTTGCTGCCAGCTATACACCCTTTCCTGATTGAAAGGACATTGCAACAATTCCAATTAACCAACACACAGATCCCGGAGGTGGGGGGAGTGAGAGGAACCCATCATGGAGGATTGATACCTACAGGAGAGACCGCATTGTTCCTGCTCGCCGGAAATAACCTGGAGCGAAGGATACAAGTAAGCCTGCTGTTCTCACCCAAACATGCTTTTCATGTACATGGAATATTGAAACTGGATGAAGTGTCTCCCCTGGAACCTGAATGGAGCGGTGCGATTCACCTGTCCCGGGATGTGATGACAAATCTTACCTCAGGCACACACTATTATCCTCCCTTCAACAGCAGTTTCCCAGCCAGACTGATCACAACGCCGTATCAACCGGGCCAATTGGTGATCCATCGCGAAACGGCTGAAGGTCTTGACGAGGTCAGACTTTGGTTGAAACATAAGGATCATTTATTGAAGAAATGGCATTTTGATACCAAGATCAATGAAGGGCATAAATGTCTTTTCTATGGCCCGCCAGGAACAGGTAAGTCATTGGCGGCTGCCTTATTGGGCAAGGAACAAGGACTACCGGTTTACCGGATCGATCTCTCCATGGTAATTTCCAAATACATTGGGGAGACGGAGAAAAACATCTCCCATATTTTCGACCTGGCCCAAAATAAAAACTGGATCCTGTTTTTTGATGAAGCCGATGCCTTGTTTGGCAAGCGATCGGTAACACAAACCGCACAGGACAGGTTTGCCAACCAGGAAGTATCCTACCTGTTGATGCGCATGGAGGAATACAATGGACTGGCCATACTCGCCACCAATTTTAAAAGAAATATTGATAATGCCTTCCTGCGCCGCTTCAATAGCGTTGTACCCTTCCTTGCCCCCGGCACAGAAGAACGGTTGCGCCTTTGGAAGCAAAGCTTTTCAGCACAAACGATCAGAGACAAATCTGTGTTACTGGAAAACATCGCCCGTGACTTTTCGCTCAATGGCGCAAATATCATGAATGTCGTTCGGTACGCATCGATCATGGCATTGAAGAATGGAGGGAATATCATTACGCAAGGATATATCATGGATGGTATTCGCAGGGAGCTGGCAAAGGAACAAGCCATGGCTTCTGAGATGGCAAACTAA
- a CDS encoding tetratricopeptide repeat protein: MIRANHSSEINNQSVEFLIQGDLDAAEAGFREAIRENSRHSSACNNLAFLLQQKGEWAEAEKYLRKSLKINPDSSSAWLNLGNVLIQKGDGEEGARMLVKAIEKDTRNVLAWESLATLSMMQQDFNAAESCWEKTTLLQPQTVKYWLQWGITKAGLNKYEEAVACFHKSLALDAKQSFAWQQLGIVEWIRQNYGIARTALLNSLALDPEDTNTRYHLALVLLALNELADARDQMHHILSLQPTNTKVLIDLGVIYLAEGNRETAGSFFQQALEIDPSNSRALNYQEMCR; the protein is encoded by the coding sequence ATGATACGTGCAAATCACTCCTCCGAGATCAATAATCAAAGTGTAGAGTTTCTAATTCAGGGTGACCTGGATGCTGCGGAAGCAGGATTCCGTGAAGCCATTCGCGAAAATTCACGTCATTCCTCGGCCTGCAATAACCTGGCTTTTTTATTGCAACAAAAAGGGGAATGGGCAGAAGCCGAAAAATACCTGCGCAAGTCTCTTAAAATAAACCCGGACAGTTCATCCGCCTGGTTGAACCTGGGAAATGTTCTCATTCAGAAAGGAGATGGAGAGGAAGGGGCCAGAATGCTGGTGAAAGCAATTGAAAAAGATACCCGAAATGTGCTGGCCTGGGAAAGCCTTGCTACCCTTTCCATGATGCAACAGGATTTTAATGCCGCAGAATCTTGTTGGGAAAAAACAACCCTCCTGCAACCGCAGACCGTCAAATACTGGCTGCAATGGGGTATCACTAAAGCTGGCCTTAATAAATATGAAGAGGCGGTGGCTTGTTTTCACAAAAGCCTCGCTTTGGATGCCAAACAGTCCTTTGCCTGGCAACAACTGGGGATTGTGGAGTGGATCAGGCAAAACTATGGCATCGCCAGGACCGCATTATTGAACTCTCTGGCATTGGACCCGGAGGATACCAATACAAGGTACCATCTGGCCCTCGTGCTGCTCGCCTTGAATGAATTAGCAGATGCTCGTGATCAAATGCATCATATACTGTCGCTTCAGCCAACAAATACCAAGGTGCTGATTGACCTGGGTGTGATTTACTTAGCCGAAGGAAACCGGGAAACCGCCGGATCCTTTTTCCAACAGGCACTGGAGATCGACCCTTCCAACAGCAGAGCCCTGAACTATCAGGAAATGTGCAGGTAG
- a CDS encoding DUF4157 domain-containing protein, whose product MGFIGQSKSGSASKTSPFNQGGGLPVQTKLSVSKASDPAEKEADTVAKKVVDDQKDKKSAAKKDDKKEVAKAPEPMTEPNTEPKKEGVKTKKDNEKDQVNKAEDKKEDVKKKGDEKEMKKKGEEKEVKKKGEEKEMKKKGEEKEMKKKGEEKEVKKKGGEEKEVRKKGEEKEVKKKGQGEEKEVKKKGEEKEVKKKGEEKEVKKKGEEKEKPKVAKKGAGGEDKKDAVAKKDENNKEKKPVDKEKDTSVKPRSLNKKEDGKKEPSQVQQKPNFSNAQRAENDKGQGPEAGGDEMADEAKLNAIEQKINAKRGSGRPLEPHLMSQMNDSFGYDFSEVKIHADKEAAELCASLNAQAFAIGNDVFFNEGKYDPDSDSGKELLAHELTHVVQQRDQVQRAKVQRKDPPGKKGGSGSKGRIEGKEIILPSLEVPQFKARNKGKYGSSIKRKFPYSRKAAEGSKGQTAIWTSDPKISEGVKKGVESLKKKAGKKNDSPDVYFLKWKEIKLFGTEQTLIENSKRPLWNASGAVSAFDVDHIVELQLVGGENTIDNMELVNFSGNRSSGSLIAGNIEKGVQEFITDTNQSFSLDHAFTNYQISFENISFTGKTEKSTKGGGKDGFWSRDQIEGGEHLENFTKMSEKEIEQLSGTDKNPVAYTSPAGGARMDNQSLNRMPGFSGSIVLDKSGDRVGYIQGKFELNKKLFEPLDNIKINLFQMPGVDFGGHMKRRTRGDDLETVLSNLKLKGMSPIEIESAELVPGKGIVAKGKIIPTVGILGKDGLDISIIGQDVEISKTFYAGDITVPPPFKINDASLTIFAGTAGIGVRGDVNFEIVNVGKGTISGEGKSSGVFAIKGNFEFDKKIFDKASVDVSYVHGADGSDKWEIKGNIQIPKGKIKGVKKAEITVGYDGTTLSASGTAEFDIPGIKSGKLDVVYGQDQLQINGEVDLKHQLIKSGKIKASVNKTGEEYKVALSGNVQPNIPGISTDLSVEYVDGVITVMGTVGYAKGRLSGSVTVGVTNRSVGADGKPAGGPSESLTPFGGGSLTLRITDWLQGTAGVKLLPDGSLEVTGKIGIPATVDIFEKKEIKKEIFKAPTIEIPIFAIPIGSRSIGLVATIGGGLEGYASIGPGQLTEAAVEVTYNPSHEENTKVTGTAKFRVPAEAGLRLYIRAGIGLSVGIARVAGGIEIGGALGIEGAAEAGVTVNWTPTEGFKLDAQASLSVQPKFKFDVNAYIEAVLDLWVTELSKEWKWNLYSFEWGPAFKFGVKFPVHYEEGKEFNISLDDVQFEKPDISVGDIAKGIGDKLLG is encoded by the coding sequence ATGGGGTTTATAGGACAATCCAAATCAGGCTCGGCTTCCAAGACAAGCCCGTTTAATCAGGGCGGCGGCCTGCCTGTTCAAACCAAGTTGAGTGTTAGTAAAGCTTCTGATCCCGCAGAGAAGGAAGCGGATACCGTTGCCAAAAAAGTGGTCGACGATCAAAAGGATAAAAAGTCTGCCGCAAAGAAAGATGACAAAAAAGAAGTGGCCAAGGCTCCTGAGCCAATGACCGAACCGAATACAGAGCCAAAGAAGGAAGGAGTGAAGACCAAAAAGGATAATGAGAAAGATCAGGTTAATAAAGCAGAAGACAAAAAAGAAGATGTAAAGAAAAAAGGCGATGAGAAGGAAATGAAGAAGAAGGGGGAAGAAAAGGAGGTAAAGAAGAAGGGAGAAGAAAAAGAAATGAAGAAGAAGGGAGAAGAAAAAGAAATGAAGAAGAAGGGTGAAGAGAAGGAAGTAAAGAAGAAAGGAGGAGAGGAAAAAGAAGTCAGGAAAAAAGGGGAGGAGAAAGAAGTGAAAAAGAAAGGGCAGGGTGAGGAAAAGGAAGTGAAGAAAAAGGGAGAGGAGAAAGAAGTGAAGAAGAAAGGGGAAGAAAAGGAAGTAAAGAAAAAGGGAGAGGAAAAGGAGAAGCCTAAAGTTGCCAAAAAAGGGGCCGGTGGAGAAGATAAAAAAGACGCGGTAGCAAAAAAGGATGAGAATAACAAGGAGAAAAAGCCGGTAGATAAAGAGAAAGATACCAGTGTCAAGCCCCGTTCATTGAACAAAAAAGAGGATGGGAAAAAGGAACCCAGCCAGGTCCAGCAAAAACCAAATTTCTCCAATGCGCAAAGGGCAGAAAATGACAAGGGGCAGGGGCCAGAGGCCGGTGGCGATGAAATGGCGGACGAGGCTAAGTTAAATGCCATTGAACAAAAGATCAATGCCAAAAGGGGCTCAGGCCGGCCGTTGGAACCCCATCTCATGAGTCAGATGAATGATTCATTTGGGTATGATTTTTCGGAGGTTAAGATACATGCTGATAAAGAGGCGGCAGAACTCTGCGCCTCGCTCAATGCGCAGGCTTTTGCAATAGGGAATGATGTTTTCTTCAATGAAGGAAAATATGATCCGGATAGTGATAGTGGAAAAGAACTGCTCGCCCATGAACTGACCCACGTAGTGCAACAGAGAGATCAGGTGCAGCGGGCCAAGGTTCAGCGGAAGGACCCTCCTGGGAAAAAGGGCGGTAGTGGTAGCAAAGGCAGAATAGAAGGGAAGGAGATCATTCTGCCTTCACTCGAAGTGCCTCAATTCAAAGCACGAAACAAAGGGAAGTACGGGTCCAGTATTAAGCGAAAGTTTCCATATAGCAGAAAAGCGGCTGAAGGATCCAAGGGGCAAACAGCCATCTGGACGAGTGACCCCAAGATCAGCGAGGGAGTAAAGAAGGGGGTGGAAAGCCTTAAGAAGAAAGCGGGAAAAAAGAATGACAGTCCGGATGTGTATTTCCTGAAGTGGAAGGAAATAAAACTTTTTGGAACGGAACAAACACTGATTGAAAACAGCAAGCGACCCCTATGGAATGCTTCAGGTGCCGTGTCGGCTTTTGATGTGGACCATATTGTGGAGCTTCAGTTGGTGGGTGGAGAGAATACGATTGATAATATGGAATTGGTGAACTTTTCAGGTAACCGAAGTTCGGGTTCACTTATTGCAGGCAATATCGAAAAAGGGGTGCAGGAATTCATTACTGATACCAATCAGTCCTTCAGCCTGGATCATGCATTTACCAATTATCAGATCAGTTTTGAGAATATCTCATTTACGGGTAAGACAGAGAAAAGCACAAAAGGAGGAGGTAAGGATGGTTTCTGGTCCAGGGATCAGATTGAAGGTGGGGAGCATCTGGAGAATTTCACCAAAATGTCGGAGAAAGAAATTGAACAGCTTTCGGGAACGGATAAAAATCCCGTGGCCTACACCTCTCCAGCCGGTGGTGCCCGAATGGATAATCAAAGTCTGAATCGTATGCCTGGATTCTCCGGATCCATTGTGTTGGATAAGAGTGGAGATCGTGTAGGCTATATTCAGGGAAAATTCGAACTGAATAAAAAGTTATTTGAACCGCTCGATAATATTAAGATCAATCTTTTTCAGATGCCGGGCGTAGACTTTGGGGGGCATATGAAAAGAAGGACCCGGGGAGATGACTTGGAGACAGTCTTATCCAACCTGAAATTAAAAGGGATGAGTCCGATTGAGATCGAATCGGCAGAATTGGTTCCTGGTAAGGGTATTGTCGCTAAAGGCAAGATCATACCTACGGTAGGAATATTAGGTAAGGATGGACTTGATATCTCGATCATTGGACAGGATGTAGAGATCTCCAAAACATTTTATGCAGGCGATATAACGGTGCCGCCACCGTTTAAGATCAACGATGCCAGTCTGACCATTTTTGCCGGAACAGCAGGTATCGGAGTTAGAGGTGATGTAAATTTTGAGATCGTTAATGTAGGAAAGGGCACTATCAGTGGAGAAGGCAAATCATCGGGTGTTTTTGCAATCAAAGGGAACTTTGAATTTGATAAAAAAATATTTGATAAGGCTTCAGTTGATGTGTCTTATGTGCATGGGGCAGATGGAAGTGATAAATGGGAAATAAAAGGAAATATTCAAATACCCAAAGGAAAGATAAAAGGTGTAAAAAAGGCTGAGATCACGGTGGGGTACGATGGAACCACGCTTTCCGCTTCAGGTACAGCAGAATTTGATATTCCGGGTATTAAGTCGGGTAAACTGGATGTGGTGTATGGGCAGGATCAGCTTCAGATCAATGGAGAAGTGGATCTCAAGCATCAATTGATCAAAAGTGGTAAGATCAAGGCCAGCGTAAATAAAACAGGTGAAGAATATAAAGTGGCCTTGTCGGGAAATGTGCAACCCAATATCCCTGGAATCAGTACGGATCTGAGTGTGGAATATGTGGATGGTGTGATCACGGTGATGGGAACGGTGGGATATGCCAAAGGGCGCTTATCCGGGTCTGTTACCGTTGGGGTAACAAACCGGAGCGTAGGGGCAGATGGAAAACCGGCTGGTGGTCCTTCCGAATCACTCACACCTTTTGGTGGTGGTTCACTTACGCTAAGGATCACGGATTGGTTGCAGGGAACAGCCGGTGTAAAACTCCTGCCCGATGGAAGTCTGGAGGTAACGGGCAAAATTGGAATCCCAGCCACCGTCGACATCTTCGAAAAAAAGGAGATCAAGAAAGAGATTTTCAAAGCCCCAACGATCGAGATACCCATTTTTGCGATTCCCATTGGTAGCCGGAGTATCGGATTGGTGGCTACCATCGGAGGTGGATTGGAAGGCTATGCCAGCATAGGGCCTGGACAATTAACCGAAGCAGCGGTGGAGGTAACCTACAATCCTTCCCATGAAGAAAATACCAAAGTAACCGGAACGGCCAAATTCAGGGTGCCTGCAGAGGCCGGACTTCGACTTTATATAAGGGCTGGTATTGGTTTAAGTGTAGGTATTGCCCGTGTAGCAGGCGGTATTGAAATTGGTGGCGCGCTGGGTATTGAAGGTGCTGCCGAAGCAGGGGTAACTGTGAATTGGACCCCCACCGAGGGATTCAAACTGGATGCACAGGCCTCTCTTTCTGTACAGCCCAAATTCAAGTTTGATGTAAATGCCTACATCGAGGCGGTCCTGGACCTCTGGGTGACAGAATTATCTAAAGAGTGGAAATGGAACCTTTATTCATTTGAATGGGGACCTGCCTTTAAGTTCGGGGTCAAGTTCCCGGTTCATTATGAAGAAGGAAAAGAATTCAATATTTCACTCGATGATGTTCAGTTTGAAAAACCCGATATCAGTGTAGGCGATATCGCCAAAGGCATCGGTGACAAATTATTAGGTTAA
- a CDS encoding carboxypeptidase regulatory-like domain-containing protein, translated as MAFKLLNPVHTTMPFFQPNQVLTYQHLNDMADFLFQQERYTRNKLIGTGIVCGLSFDWNTLGVNAEVVIQEGCAITSAGYLMVYTRPVENNAVVTYTHRRNYTGLDQYIPFNDPSVLTNETIYELITLGQFNAEAVAPKSQLLEADRVNRVLILLYEIDPKDTAKCLDENCDDKGKTYIFTPRPLLVPISVINSILDANSTKTFHTEAGRGWKGINSKLQGPPANLLTVPNLFSNGFLQTITTAAQMKQLVTNKITNAYLDGVGQTIDALVNAFPWVFSTQMASMTTDHPWLTAPPASNIGNRFATLAKAFRNNAAFDNYIQYLYDYSRDVADAYNDLYQKTTDLIGECGGNEYQHPFHIMLGKAQNNDDSKKWYSENKYLNPAPQGFRYRHYFVPSPVMDTQFMLYEEVQQLLLRLTRMIDTFTVNPQETFIKVSPSKDYENPIEVRALPYYYRKADAAGVRAVWNYGSTRRNKILQHKGYQLVSDNAAGQDELLALDGRATDFYRIEGHMNTNVDAATLFLDNLRNQLNLPFNIASASVQTGSNTKVVSCHFPDLDEDFNYYRDRVLGYMREYLIILEPFAIPLFQNIISHIKDMMSLLLEVRCLKDFDYDKYKLLYAQIYMEWVKALGNEWQNNPGDANQGFNQTQNLLNIIFFCPIYRIWYSYLYRTGILTETELEGVQELAKKVTGWEHLAGVRRGETFLMVYDANQNKQIIADFNLPDLDHCSCGCKTNPCDNKTRSLVPPLEKPVIMVVDLANTNTSGRDLAYWVQNKAVFRMELDSMGFYKGDSMIDQDFLISFDSQGQNPVPYLKGAWVSNLAEGHYFQVDLNPKDPNVKPGVYLFYYFLKGNFASNFVKGILLLVIKGKISANGSYNINIAVGTKAKVYYPYATADYKGEEVKLSFTEDYTIRTVQGQQAQVYTTPLGNQVALLTDKKKQMVFYVNRARTPELTEIPYLMTAKGNSIPGTLILNVYDKDDAPADTTVKGTILDEKGKPVSEATVRLGEKEVYTDEKGNYSIKGAKAGTAIEVEMDGYKTKRVQANSKMEGQIQLEKEKTESAENSLLDSAPLLKEWISKVDISALIKVFNP; from the coding sequence ATGGCATTCAAACTCCTGAACCCCGTACACACGACAATGCCTTTCTTCCAGCCCAACCAGGTATTGACCTATCAACACCTGAATGATATGGCTGATTTCCTGTTTCAGCAGGAGCGGTATACCCGGAATAAACTAATAGGCACCGGTATCGTGTGTGGTCTCAGTTTTGACTGGAATACACTTGGGGTAAATGCCGAGGTCGTTATTCAGGAAGGCTGTGCCATCACCTCCGCCGGGTATTTAATGGTTTATACCCGTCCCGTAGAGAATAATGCCGTTGTCACCTATACACACCGTCGAAACTATACCGGACTTGACCAGTATATCCCTTTTAATGACCCCTCAGTACTTACCAATGAGACCATCTATGAGTTGATCACATTGGGACAGTTCAATGCAGAAGCTGTTGCTCCCAAAAGCCAGCTGCTCGAAGCCGATCGGGTCAACCGCGTCCTGATATTATTGTATGAGATCGATCCGAAGGATACGGCAAAATGCCTGGATGAAAATTGTGACGACAAAGGGAAGACCTACATTTTTACACCCAGACCTTTGCTGGTCCCGATCAGTGTAATCAATAGTATCCTGGATGCCAATTCAACAAAAACATTTCACACAGAAGCGGGCAGGGGCTGGAAAGGAATCAATAGCAAATTGCAGGGCCCTCCTGCCAATCTGCTCACGGTACCAAATCTGTTTAGCAACGGATTTCTGCAGACCATTACGACGGCTGCGCAAATGAAACAACTGGTGACAAACAAGATCACCAATGCGTATTTGGACGGTGTAGGCCAAACGATCGATGCGCTGGTGAATGCCTTCCCCTGGGTATTCAGTACCCAGATGGCGAGTATGACGACTGACCATCCCTGGTTAACCGCCCCTCCGGCCTCGAATATCGGCAACCGGTTTGCTACGCTGGCCAAAGCCTTTCGGAACAATGCGGCTTTTGACAATTATATTCAATACCTCTACGATTATTCCCGAGATGTGGCAGATGCCTATAACGATCTTTATCAAAAAACGACCGATCTCATTGGCGAGTGTGGCGGAAATGAATATCAGCATCCATTTCATATCATGCTCGGAAAAGCGCAGAACAATGACGATAGCAAGAAATGGTATAGTGAAAATAAATACCTGAACCCGGCTCCGCAGGGATTCAGGTACCGTCATTATTTTGTTCCCTCACCGGTTATGGATACCCAGTTCATGTTGTATGAAGAGGTACAGCAACTCTTACTGCGCCTGACCAGAATGATCGATACGTTTACGGTCAACCCGCAGGAAACATTTATCAAAGTCAGTCCCAGTAAGGATTATGAAAACCCGATCGAGGTAAGGGCCCTGCCTTATTATTATCGAAAGGCAGATGCGGCAGGCGTACGGGCGGTATGGAATTATGGTTCCACCCGCCGTAACAAGATACTTCAACACAAAGGATATCAGTTGGTGTCAGATAATGCGGCAGGTCAGGATGAATTGCTGGCACTGGATGGACGGGCAACTGATTTCTACCGGATCGAAGGCCACATGAATACCAATGTGGATGCGGCTACCTTATTTCTGGATAACCTGAGAAATCAGCTCAATCTTCCTTTCAATATTGCTTCCGCATCGGTACAGACCGGATCGAATACCAAAGTGGTCAGTTGCCACTTCCCTGATCTGGATGAAGACTTTAATTATTACCGTGACCGTGTACTCGGATACATGCGGGAATACCTTATCATCCTGGAACCCTTCGCCATTCCTTTATTTCAAAACATTATTTCCCATATCAAGGACATGATGTCTTTATTATTGGAAGTAAGATGCCTGAAGGATTTTGACTACGATAAATACAAATTGCTTTATGCACAGATCTACATGGAATGGGTTAAAGCCTTGGGTAACGAATGGCAGAATAACCCGGGTGACGCCAATCAGGGTTTTAATCAAACCCAGAACCTGCTGAACATCATTTTCTTTTGCCCAATATACCGCATCTGGTATTCCTATCTCTACCGCACCGGTATTCTGACAGAAACCGAGTTGGAAGGAGTACAGGAATTAGCCAAGAAAGTAACAGGTTGGGAGCACCTGGCCGGGGTTCGAAGAGGGGAAACATTCCTGATGGTGTACGATGCCAATCAAAACAAACAGATCATCGCCGATTTCAACTTGCCTGATCTTGACCATTGCTCCTGTGGCTGTAAGACAAATCCCTGCGACAATAAAACCCGATCACTGGTTCCGCCTTTGGAAAAACCAGTCATCATGGTTGTCGACCTGGCGAATACCAATACCTCAGGTCGCGACCTGGCGTATTGGGTACAAAATAAGGCGGTCTTTCGCATGGAACTGGATAGTATGGGATTCTATAAGGGAGATTCCATGATTGATCAGGATTTTTTAATAAGTTTTGATTCCCAGGGACAGAATCCAGTGCCTTATTTAAAAGGGGCATGGGTAAGTAATCTTGCTGAAGGCCATTATTTTCAGGTTGATTTGAATCCCAAAGACCCAAATGTCAAACCAGGGGTTTATCTGTTCTATTATTTTCTCAAAGGAAATTTTGCTTCGAATTTTGTAAAAGGCATCCTTCTCCTGGTCATTAAAGGAAAAATATCCGCCAACGGATCGTATAATATCAACATTGCTGTTGGTACCAAGGCAAAAGTATATTACCCATATGCAACAGCTGACTATAAAGGCGAGGAAGTGAAACTTTCCTTCACGGAGGATTATACCATTAGAACAGTACAGGGTCAACAGGCACAGGTGTATACAACTCCACTGGGCAATCAGGTGGCATTACTGACGGATAAGAAAAAGCAGATGGTGTTCTATGTCAATAGAGCCCGCACACCCGAACTCACCGAGATACCCTACCTCATGACAGCCAAGGGGAATTCCATACCCGGGACATTGATATTGAATGTCTATGACAAAGATGACGCTCCGGCAGATACCACGGTCAAGGGAACCATACTCGATGAAAAAGGTAAACCGGTTTCAGAAGCAACCGTACGGCTGGGTGAAAAAGAAGTATATACGGACGAGAAGGGAAATTACTCCATAAAGGGCGCAAAGGCAGGCACAGCCATTGAAGTAGAGATGGATGGGTACAAGACCAAACGCGTACAGGCCAATAGCAAGATGGAAGGACAGATCCAACTGGAGAAGGAGAAAACCGAATCAGCCGAGAATTCCCTCCTGGATTCGGCGCCCTTATTAAAAGAATGGATCAGCAAAGTGGATATCTCTGCATTGATTAAGGTGTTCAACCCATGA